One genomic window of Deltaproteobacteria bacterium includes the following:
- a CDS encoding DnaJ domain-containing protein, which yields MKLVNFLAMAALAYVIVWIYRDLREQLRAKEAENSPKTTKPQASSKSYETLGISTDATLKEIKKAYQALIQQYHPDRVADMGPELRDVAEERTKEINAAYEELKRQHR from the coding sequence ATGAAACTTGTTAATTTTTTAGCCATGGCGGCGCTTGCCTATGTAATCGTGTGGATCTACCGGGACCTGCGGGAACAATTACGCGCCAAGGAAGCTGAAAACAGTCCGAAGACCACCAAGCCTCAAGCTTCCTCCAAATCTTATGAGACCCTGGGGATCTCAACCGATGCGACGCTCAAAGAAATCAAGAAAGCTTATCAAGCACTGATACAGCAATATCACCCAGACCGAGTGGCCGACATGGGACCCGAGCTTCGTGATGTGGCTGAAGAACGCACCAAAGAAATCAACGCCGCTTACGAAGAGCTTAAACGCCAACATCGTTAG
- a CDS encoding PEGA domain-containing protein, which produces MRIGSDNGHRRGRRKLARRTWVLGSTFFVFLGLCGSAYAAPRMALVVRGAGSGSDKAAAFVGHYFQAELAADKRYDLVNFDVVLGNPAFERAEQSFAAARVSVSQGRAAYEEFELDRAKEHLRTALNKFQRHTGHMSNYAEIADIYMLLGAIYSLEGAENKARQTMADAWSIYPQIEPDPRLYNPGMREHFQKAIKIRQTQKRGSLSLSSNPSYAKIYVDGVFRGVTPGNIGELTAGQHHIRLLKPGFRGWGRVVRVKPGRTVEEVARLRPTDHFDDFDSLAAAAVDSVASGDRGDNRSALPAAVEEIGTFLDIDSLMLVDVRLEGETVKVYATQVDLNAATPQEAWRASGEQLFSYDTVPKTYEREITMLFKTSFSEMAMAVPEQKAKDSADSWAFAESCLGMACSTYKQVMVWSSIGAGLAAAGAGGAMWALAKQDNDEYRAGSQGPFQGSDQAAALKSSGQNKALVGDILVGVGVSAVITGTLLHLLWYPGATADDVMNQSGSGWGFQWVPMLDGGSLQLNGEF; this is translated from the coding sequence ATGCGAATAGGTTCGGATAATGGTCATCGTCGTGGTCGGCGTAAGTTGGCTCGTAGAACATGGGTTCTTGGGAGTACTTTCTTTGTATTTCTAGGCTTGTGCGGCAGTGCCTACGCCGCGCCGCGTATGGCACTCGTGGTCCGTGGTGCGGGCTCGGGCAGTGATAAAGCAGCTGCTTTTGTCGGCCACTATTTTCAGGCTGAGCTTGCGGCAGATAAACGCTACGATTTGGTAAATTTTGATGTTGTACTCGGTAACCCTGCATTCGAGCGGGCCGAGCAATCCTTTGCGGCAGCGCGGGTCTCGGTCTCGCAGGGCCGGGCGGCCTATGAAGAGTTCGAACTTGATCGAGCCAAAGAGCACCTGCGAACGGCGCTCAATAAGTTTCAAAGACATACCGGTCATATGAGCAACTACGCGGAGATCGCGGACATCTACATGCTCCTGGGTGCAATCTACAGCCTCGAGGGCGCTGAGAATAAAGCTCGGCAGACCATGGCGGATGCTTGGTCGATTTATCCGCAGATTGAGCCCGACCCGAGACTCTACAATCCTGGGATGCGCGAGCATTTTCAAAAAGCCATCAAGATCCGGCAAACCCAAAAACGTGGTTCTCTCTCACTCTCATCTAATCCAAGCTATGCGAAAATTTATGTCGATGGCGTTTTTCGAGGTGTGACTCCGGGAAATATTGGAGAGCTCACAGCAGGGCAGCATCACATTCGTCTTCTTAAGCCCGGTTTTCGAGGCTGGGGACGGGTCGTTCGCGTTAAGCCTGGCCGCACGGTTGAAGAAGTGGCGCGGCTTCGGCCCACGGATCACTTTGACGATTTTGATAGCCTAGCGGCGGCGGCCGTAGACTCGGTGGCAAGCGGCGATAGGGGAGATAACCGCTCCGCATTGCCCGCGGCAGTAGAAGAGATTGGTACCTTTTTGGATATTGATTCTCTGATGTTGGTTGATGTTCGTCTTGAGGGTGAAACCGTAAAAGTTTACGCCACTCAGGTGGATCTGAATGCCGCAACGCCTCAAGAAGCGTGGCGCGCATCCGGAGAACAGCTCTTCTCCTACGACACAGTTCCAAAGACATATGAGCGCGAAATAACGATGTTGTTCAAAACCTCGTTCAGCGAAATGGCCATGGCGGTACCTGAGCAAAAGGCTAAGGATTCGGCAGATTCCTGGGCATTTGCTGAGAGTTGTTTGGGAATGGCTTGCAGCACCTACAAGCAGGTTATGGTTTGGTCGAGTATCGGAGCAGGCCTGGCAGCTGCAGGTGCAGGCGGTGCTATGTGGGCGCTGGCGAAGCAAGACAACGATGAATACCGAGCAGGCTCACAAGGACCTTTCCAAGGCAGCGATCAAGCGGCTGCTTTAAAAAGCTCAGGACAAAACAAGGCACTGGTCGGCGATATTTTAGTTGGCGTTGGTGTTTCAGCGGTCATCACAGGAACCTTATTGCATCTGCTTTGGTATCCGGGCGCTACAGCTGACGATGTTATGAATCAAAGCGGCAGTGGCTGGGGTTTTCAGTGGGTACCCATGCTGGACGGCGGCAGTTTACAACTCAACGGAGAATTTTGA
- a CDS encoding PilZ domain-containing protein: protein MTVQTDPTEQLRRYNRYPLSVEFKLSDSEDPVHGEILFDTVNVSAGGAFLRSDLLMDIGAKVDVTFSMPGQDESFTTKAVVAWVTRGKSGRREPGMGIEFTGLDDKAKALIDGLIQKTQETRLG from the coding sequence ATGACCGTTCAAACAGATCCCACTGAACAACTTCGCCGTTACAACCGTTACCCTCTCTCCGTAGAGTTTAAATTAAGCGACTCCGAAGACCCTGTGCACGGTGAAATTCTTTTCGACACTGTAAACGTCAGCGCGGGCGGCGCATTTTTACGTTCAGATTTACTCATGGACATTGGCGCCAAAGTCGATGTGACCTTCAGCATGCCTGGACAAGACGAGTCATTTACGACCAAAGCGGTTGTAGCCTGGGTAACCCGCGGTAAGAGCGGCCGAAGAGAGCCTGGCATGGGCATCGAATTCACTGGACTCGATGACAAAGCAAAAGCACTGATCGATGGATTGATTCAAAAGACTCAAGAAACGCGGCTCGGCTAA